The nucleotide sequence TCAAATCTCTTAATGTTGGCGACAGTTCGCGTACCATTGCCCAACTAAGAACCCGTTTGTTTTTAACAGGCGAATTAAAAAAAGATTCCAAAAGTGCCATTTACGATGAGGAATTATCGAAAGGTGTTTTGAAATTCAAAAAAGCCAACCGAAACGCCTCGAGCACTATCATCTTGCCTTCGCATCTCAAAGTTTTGAACATTCCCGTTGCTGAACGTATCAAAACCCTTATTGTAAATATGGAGCGTTGCCGCTGGATTGCTAAGGACATTACCAAATCCAAAGAGATTATCGCCGTTAATATTCCAGCTTATGAACTCACTTATTTCAAAGACGGCAAACCCTATTTCCGCTCAAATGTTGTAGTAGGGAAAACGGTCAACAAAACCGTAGTTTTCAGTGCTCCTATGCGCTATATAGTGTTTAGCCCCTACTGGAATGTACCTTACAGCATTCTCAAAAACGAAATAAAACCTGCTATAGCCAAAGACCCTAACTATCTCGCCAAGCACAATATGGAATGGAACGAAGGACATGTACGCCAGAAACCAGGGCCAAAAAACTCTTTGGGACTCATCAAGTTTTTGTTTCCGAATTCGAATTCCATTTATTTGCACGACACCCCTTCCAAACATTTGTTTAACCGTCGCGACCGCGCTTTCAGCCATGGCTGCATCCGTGTGGAAAAACCAAAAGAACTAGCCGAAGTCATCCTAAAAGATGACCCCAACTGGACACCTGAAAAAATCGAAGAAGCCATGAACAGAGGCAAAGAATCTTGGTACACCCTCAAAAACAAAATTCCAGTTTATATCGGGTACTTTACCGCTTGGGTAGATACCGAAGGTGTCTTGCATTTTTATGACGATGTGTACGGACGCGATGAACCACTAGCCGCTTTACTTTTCGAGAACTAATATTATTTTAAAAGCACTCTGAGTGACAGCCCTCGGATGGCACGGATTTGACCGATTTACACGTAAACAA is from Flavobacterium sp. NG2 and encodes:
- a CDS encoding L,D-transpeptidase family protein, which encodes MRKLSRFIFLLVLLILVVTISCNKFKDKTGVTELEEIPVDTRPAFDSTDLTAFFKKHPLLEKYQTEVRELYKKHQFHYVWYDKNGVNEFGSLLHNKIINVEEEGVLTSIPYRQKLDSIYEIAPSSHTPNPTTELLNTSLYFFYVDKVYQGLDTEKTNQMEWFLPREKQSYGKYLDSLLVNPSLIKKNENGLFSQYYLLKNVLKTYREIEKKGGWEPIVMDSAVKSLNVGDSSRTIAQLRTRLFLTGELKKDSKSAIYDEELSKGVLKFKKANRNASSTIILPSHLKVLNIPVAERIKTLIVNMERCRWIAKDITKSKEIIAVNIPAYELTYFKDGKPYFRSNVVVGKTVNKTVVFSAPMRYIVFSPYWNVPYSILKNEIKPAIAKDPNYLAKHNMEWNEGHVRQKPGPKNSLGLIKFLFPNSNSIYLHDTPSKHLFNRRDRAFSHGCIRVEKPKELAEVILKDDPNWTPEKIEEAMNRGKESWYTLKNKIPVYIGYFTAWVDTEGVLHFYDDVYGRDEPLAALLFEN